A genomic segment from Geitlerinema sp. PCC 7407 encodes:
- the psbM gene encoding photosystem II reaction center protein PsbM, with protein sequence MQVNELGFVASILFVLVPSVFLLILYIQTASRESSGQ encoded by the coding sequence ATGCAAGTTAACGAGCTAGGGTTTGTAGCCAGCATTTTGTTTGTCTTGGTTCCATCAGTTTTCTTACTGATTCTCTACATCCAGACCGCTAGCCGCGAAAGCAGCGGTCAATAG